Proteins encoded in a region of the Prochlorococcus marinus CUG1416 genome:
- a CDS encoding AbrB family transcriptional regulator: protein MLEGKELLEKAKLLSQHSEDEIARGCGYVGPSGRILRKSFYRALIEAKGYKLGNGKGKSGNRASRGRQVEFKTKVHGNGNLLIGHAYTKKLGLEPGQEFKIDIKKESKTIYLIPLI from the coding sequence ATGCTCGAAGGAAAAGAACTACTTGAAAAAGCAAAATTACTTAGTCAGCATTCTGAAGATGAGATAGCAAGAGGTTGTGGGTATGTTGGTCCTAGCGGTAGGATCTTAAGAAAAAGTTTTTACAGGGCACTTATCGAAGCCAAAGGTTATAAACTAGGAAATGGTAAGGGAAAATCTGGGAATCGAGCTTCAAGAGGCAGGCAGGTAGAATTTAAAACTAAGGTTCACGGTAATGGGAACCTATTAATAGGTCACGCATACACCAAGAAATTAGGTCTTGAGCCTGGTCAGGAATTTAAAATTGATATAAAAAAAGAATCAAAGACGATTTATCTAATTCCATTAATTTAG
- a CDS encoding aldo/keto reductase: MIIHSQKRSFGKGAKVSLFTLGTMRATESIEKMYGIIKNAYYAGINHIETAPSYGDAELLIGNAIKKLAIEENISEKNWVITTKVLPKGNFDFLKNNFKNSLKNLNREKINNLAIHGLNLKQHLDWVLAGEGKKFISWILEKELVDQVGFSSHGSYSLIKEAINCEVFSFCSLHLHYLDQSKITLAEQAIKKGMGVLAISPADKGGRLYSPSDILLEASKPFHPLELAYRFLLAKGITTLSLGATNKEDFEFANKLRNSFDNLTILEKKALNKIENVADERLNSTKCEQCRSCLPCPNEIPIPEILRLRNIYIGYGQLEFSKERYNLIGKAGHWWEDKNSSFCQECNKCVPRCPSKLDIPNLLKQTHNLLIENPTKRLWG, from the coding sequence ATGATTATTCATTCACAAAAAAGATCATTTGGTAAAGGGGCAAAAGTGAGCTTATTCACTTTAGGTACAATGCGTGCAACTGAAAGTATCGAAAAAATGTATGGCATAATAAAAAATGCATATTATGCAGGAATTAACCATATAGAAACTGCACCTTCTTATGGTGATGCTGAATTACTTATTGGAAATGCAATAAAAAAACTAGCAATAGAAGAGAACATATCCGAAAAAAATTGGGTGATTACTACCAAAGTTTTACCAAAGGGTAATTTTGATTTTCTAAAAAATAATTTTAAAAATTCTCTTAAAAATTTAAATCGCGAGAAAATTAATAATCTTGCCATTCATGGACTTAACTTAAAACAACATCTAGATTGGGTTTTAGCTGGTGAAGGTAAAAAATTCATATCATGGATACTTGAGAAGGAACTAGTTGATCAAGTTGGTTTTAGTTCACACGGAAGTTATTCACTTATTAAAGAAGCAATTAACTGTGAAGTTTTTAGTTTTTGTAGTCTTCATTTACATTATTTAGATCAATCTAAAATTACTTTGGCAGAACAAGCTATAAAAAAAGGTATGGGAGTATTAGCAATATCGCCTGCTGATAAAGGTGGAAGATTATATTCTCCAAGTGATATTTTGTTAGAGGCATCTAAGCCTTTTCATCCATTAGAATTAGCGTATAGATTTCTTTTGGCAAAAGGGATTACAACTTTGTCATTGGGAGCTACAAACAAAGAAGATTTTGAATTTGCAAATAAACTTAGAAACTCTTTCGATAATCTTACAATTCTTGAAAAAAAGGCTCTCAATAAAATTGAGAACGTAGCTGATGAAAGATTAAATTCAACAAAATGTGAGCAATGCAGATCTTGTCTTCCATGCCCAAATGAAATACCTATTCCAGAAATACTTCGTTTAAGGAATATATATATTGGTTATGGCCAATTAGAATTTTCAAAAGAAAGATACAATTTAATAGGAAAAGCTGGCCACTGGTGGGAAGATAAAAATTCCTCCTTTTGTCAAGAGTGTAATAAATGTGTCCCTAGATGTCCTAGTAAATTAGATATACCAAATTTATTAAAGCAAACCCATAATTTATTAATTGAAAATCCCACAAAACGATTATGGGGTTAA
- a CDS encoding riboflavin synthase: MFTGIIQSIGKLKQERNILEIEILDNFFDMAIGDSIAVDGICLTVKEIFQNKFTVDVSEETLKKTTLGLKSNLNQIVNLEPALRISDRLGGHIVSGHVDGLGIIENIEKLEKSWLLSIKWKNNNFSKYIVNKGSICVNGISLTIAKYEKDGDIFTIAIIPHTWHNTNLKNLNIGDNVNLEADAIIKYVEKLLFFNRKNKKDFSTNDISSKWLKENGW; this comes from the coding sequence ATGTTCACAGGAATAATTCAATCAATTGGAAAACTAAAACAGGAAAGAAATATTTTAGAAATTGAAATTCTAGATAACTTTTTTGATATGGCAATCGGTGACAGCATAGCAGTTGATGGAATTTGTTTGACAGTTAAAGAAATCTTTCAAAATAAATTTACTGTTGACGTTAGTGAGGAAACATTAAAAAAAACAACTTTAGGATTAAAGTCCAACCTGAATCAAATTGTTAATTTGGAGCCTGCTCTTAGGATATCTGACCGTCTAGGAGGGCATATAGTCAGTGGACATGTTGATGGCCTTGGAATAATTGAGAATATAGAAAAATTAGAGAAATCTTGGCTCTTATCAATAAAGTGGAAAAATAATAACTTTTCAAAATATATAGTTAATAAAGGCAGTATTTGTGTAAATGGTATCAGTCTTACAATTGCAAAATATGAGAAGGATGGAGACATATTTACTATTGCCATCATTCCTCATACTTGGCATAACACAAATCTGAAAAATTTAAATATTGGCGATAATGTAAACCTTGAGGCAGATGCAATAATTAAATATGTAGAGAAATTACTTTTTTTTAATAGGAAAAATAAAAAAGATTTTTCTACAAATGATATCTCTTCAAAGTGGCTTAAAGAAAACGGTTGGTAA